The Heliangelus exortis chromosome Z, bHelExo1.hap1, whole genome shotgun sequence genomic sequence gttgtttttgtttttttttcctggcagctgAGTTCTTCGGTTTCACTTTCCCAGCAAATAcagattatttaaaaagcacttgAGTGTAACAAGATAATCGTTTATACTCTATTTTGCAAATGTGTTTAGTACGACTGTTTCCACTAAATGGATAATCAGAACTGAATCTGAATAAAAGAGGTCAAATAGAGTAACTACATAATGAGAACACTGTTTATAGCAGATAAACCTGCAAATTGCCTGAAGATGACAGAAATCTGCACTTATACAAACAGAGAGAACTGGATTTGAGATTAATTACATTATTAATCCTTTTGTTTGCCAGTCATTTTCACAAAACACTTCAGCTTGACAGTAGGGAGGTACATATGTGCAATATTTTATACAAGCCATCTTCAACATTTTGACATTGAGTCTGTATTCACTAAAAATACTtgctttccagtttttaaagcatttttttgtcaatttgttttgttaaagctttttttctaatctaaactaattttaaaagcttcttgATGACACCACATTCTTTTACTCTCCTCAATTATAATTTAAAGCCCAcattagcttaaaaaaaaaaagtcacccaATCTTGATGACATACATACTCAAAATATGCCTCCAAGTCTCCCAGCTATGGTGCACTTTAATCGTACAGTTCTAGGCCCATTTCTAAGTGTTCAATGGGTAACAAGCTTTTTATCAACAACAATGCCAAAAAAGAATCTTTTAAAGCATGAGGATATTTACAGTGAAGCCAAAAATTACTTACATAggaatatttatttgtatttagaCTTTTACAGAAACATATCAAATACAAGTCAATGCTTTAGGCATCGTCTTAAAGCTAAGTTCTGTAAAACATAATATGGtaagaataaaacatttatgTAATTTATCCACTGATAATCAAGTTTTCTACGACTTTATTatctgaaaaatgagagaattGGTGCTATAAGCTAATCATTTACtcccaagcagcagcaacaggatAAACACAAACCTCAGTACAAGACAGAGTACGCAGCCTTGGAAAGACCAAGGAACAAAACAACTCCACAGATCAAAAATCCTCTCCCATGATCAAACAGTGTGGTCTGTGCACAGTCTCGGCCATCTAAGGAAAGCAAGTTTTCCAAAATTGTTTGATTATAATCAGTCAAAACCATACTTGCAATTCATTTCTGAACCAGCAGCTACTTAAAGAAGTTACCTGCAGCAGGGAAGTTGTCTGTTCATTTGATTACATAAACTAGAAAACCTTTACCAGTAGGTAAAAAGACCACAAAGAAACACCAAAGAATCAAAAAGATTATTACTTAAATGCACAAACAATACCCACAAGGTTATCACAACGGTAGAAGTATAGCCAACATGCTGATCTGACACATCACCAATTCCTTACCATGTTGCTAACTCTGAGACCTATttaaccaaaaaacaaaaaaagtaattttgcttCCTGCCTGATAGGATTCAAAAACCAATTCAGGCAAGCAGATGAACAGAACTAATCACTAATTTTCTACAGATGCCAACAGTCTCTAATGATACATACCAGAGTGCAGCAACAGTACATGAACAGACATAATAATATAGATAATGTAGTACTGCATTATCTATCTGGATTATCCTCACAtattcttaggaaaaaaaggctaCCTATCTCATGATACTGAGGCTACTGTTAGAACACCATCCTCCAACTCAGTGATGTTTGTTTTAAGACCACATAAAATAGTAATGcaattctgaatatttttatttatgtgtttttgccacaaggaaaacaaattatctTTGTTAAGTTCAGTTTCTTCTGAAGATGAAATTAATCACATTAGACATAATCAGTTAAAAAGAAGCAATGAGCATCTGTAGAATCCCAAGAGGAGTATTTAtctcaaaacagccaccctgacaaaAGGGACATTGAGTTCGGGTGGAGGCCTCATTGGATAAGCCATATGGACTCTTTTCccaaggagagaccctcatttgggtaGCAACCCTAGATAAACTGCTACTTTTTAAACTTTAACATTAGAACAACTACTTTACTTTGTCAccattttagaaaaataccacaggcttgaacacttccagtgaaaCTTTGTGCTGCTATTGCAGAAGTGTTTTAGTATGTTCTGAGGTGTTTTTtcaggtgttaaaaaaaaaaaaaaaaaaaaaaaaaaaaaacaaaacaccaaaaacaacaaaaaaacaacccaaaaaaaacagctgacaaaataataattcagaTCTGACTAAGACTTTTAATGAACTGACTTTTAATGATGTTACTGAAATTCCCTTTACCTCCTCATTCACCCCTGTGACACCTCTTTCCGTACTACTTTCTTTCATACTAATGCTGTAATTTAGAAGATCTGAACCTTAGTCATGAAAACAGGTAGAGGTAACTTTTGTATGTGTTTGAACTGCAGCCATTAGGAGAAAGGACTACTGGAATCACAGAGTATTTTCAGTTAGAATGGACCCATAAGGACTGAGTCCATCTCcccactcctcacaggactaCCTAAAACTAAGCAGTAAGACAAAAATCATTGTCCTTGAACTCTGACAGGCTTGGTGCCATGACCATATCCCTAGGGAGCCTATTCCAGTAACCAACCACTCTTTCAGTAtaaaactttttcctaatgtctaatttTAAGTTCCCTGACACAGCTTCATTCTATCTCCTCATGTCCCATTGTTGGTCATCAGAGAGGAGATCACCACCTCCCCCTCCACTACTCCCCATGAGGAAGTTGCAGCCTataatgaggtcacccctcagacttctcttctccaagctgatCCTAACAAGATCTTAATTTTCCCACTATTTAATGAGACAAAGACACCCTGGATTGTTCAGCCTAGCAACAAAGTCTAAAAGTAAACATGATTGCTTGTTATATATAAACCCAAGTATATACCAGTCACAGGGAAAGAACtgttctggtttgggccaggatagagctaattttcttgtcttgtaattttcctttcatctaAGTCTTTcataagtagctgcacttgctgaaattaacaagTTCCTCAGTCAGTGCCTGCTTCTAAGACTGGCAATACGATGCTTttagttactgctagagaatgctatgcagaaccaaggacactgcttggTTCTAAGGAACATCTTAAGCTgtgaagagagaaagggagtaaatgGGTTCCACCTGCAACCTTCCTTTAGAGAGAGGcggacaagacaggtgaccaaaattaaccaaatggagtattccatcctgtatgcatcatactcagtatgaatttgagggatcacgagggtcaagcCCCTTCCCTTTGGCCCTTCTTCGCCTCTTCTGGCTTTCTTCAGCaccctgggaggattccgtccgtttgtctgcctgtggtcctgatctgtaCCAGCATTCATCTTTCTGTACCTGcttccagctcccaactgctgctgactccaggactccagcctggacttttccagggctgcccttgcagccttggtggtgacgtgagaaTTAttggaggggggagggggaaggaatgtggttattgtttttctgtatattttaatatatttaataattttttttcttttcttaccatTAATGTTTCATTACAGCTGTGTAGTTCAGCTTCCAACCcctaagtctctctcccttattctctctcctttctttatcgGTGAGGAGAGGGAGATTATTTGAGAGTATCTGTCACTCCATTAACTGCTTGCCCggtgttaaaccatgacaacaACAAAGCTACTGAATGATACTAGACAAGGACAAACAAGTATGCAAAGGCCATGAATATTTGAGGCAGGAAATTAGACAGACATTTTGAAACAAACCAGAAAGGACATGCTGTGAAGAGTATTTTTTAAGATCAGCAACTGTTTTATTATATGCATTGAAAGACATTATTTACATGCCtgcaagagaaagcaaatgtatagataataaaaaaaccctcattttACTTAGGCAGAAGGCAATGAGTAGGTCACTTGGAACATCCAATggatgtcagaaaaaaaatttagagtTATTTAAGCCTTGATTAATCCTACATACCAGGGACAATGACTTTTTAGATACCCTCCTTTGGTGGAGATTTATAGAGTAAATATTGTGTTAGTATACCGGGACCATGAATATGCATTAGGACAGATTAAAACACAGGAAACGGTGTAAGAAGGATTACATGCTGCAAATAAAGAGatcaagtaaaaaaatctaagaaagATTATTGATAATGGAAGGGAGCTAGCAGGCACTGGTGTGAGACTGTACCACCCGGAACTGAAAATATACAATATTAGACATTCTTTGTCAAAAGGGAATATTAACACGATACAGATCGTGCATCATCATTACCAGTGATGAATAACTGAAAAGACAGTTTTAGGACTTGACAGAGAGCATCTCTTGCTCCTCTTGTCACTGAAAGCAATCCTGGCCAGACTGACAGGATACCCATCTGTCCTGTTCTTCATAAATTTAGGAGTGCAAAAGTGAGTATGAGAGGACGTAAGAAATCTATGAGATAACAAATACGAGTTACTAAAATTGGTTTGTCTGAATATAAACCTCATGCTTCCTTCTATCCAGTGATCCATTATGAGCTGTTGCACTTTAAACTCTACCGCTTCATTTGGTTACACATCCTGTTTGCCCGTTGCAGGGCAACAGTATCTTATATTTGCCAAGTGACATCTCCCAAATAAAACATACGAAGTTCATcactgcagcaggaacagcctAGGTTACCATTGCCTGTCTCAGTTTTGGCAAAACatgcttctttctttgtgtAAAATGGCAGATTCCTCTAAGTGAGTATTTTGcttaacaataacaataatttgACGGGTAGAAGATGAGTGAGAAAACACCTGAGTGTAAAAAGCAAGCTAAGTGTACACACTGTATAGAGTGCTGTTATAACAGAGTTCTCCCAGCTAATGATTCCTAAGCATCTTTCATAGATGGAGGTCAACCAGCTTGTTTCTATTTACTGTATCAGAAAAGCTTGCTTCCTTTCATTTGGCATCTCCTTGCATGTAATCTGCTCATATCCTTTTAGGGATCACTTTTACATTTCCTTAACATTCGTACACACAGATGAAACAGAGTATGCAGCATATGCttctcaaaaataataattaaaaaatctaaacagATATGTGAAGAACAAGaagtttcaaaaataaatactgacCACAAATTCTGATTACTGTTTATACCtccactgcttttctctgtcaATACTTGATCTCTGCTCACATGGTCAGAAGGTAGAGCTCATAATCTTACTTTGTTTCACCCTACCCTTCCAGAAGTTTATCATCTTAAACTACAAAGCACTCCAAACTTGCACTCCCACATACACCTAATAGCATATCTACAAAATtgcattgaaatattttttaacacaaaatacAAAGTGACCCACATAAATTACAAGATACTGAATTGAAGTATTTTCCGAGTACAACTTTTAAACCTTTCTGTACAAAGAGACtgaattgttattttaaaaatactcttagTTTGATTTAGCACCCCTGGGCAGCATGTAAATAACACAGGTAAAATTAAACAGGACAGTAGAAAAAAGTCCTCAGCTTATCACAGAGAAATGAGGAGGGTTATGCATTCTTTAAAGAATGCATTGTAAATCCTCACTGTCTTTCAGCAGGCCAGGGCATTTCAATTTTATATGTTCTCACTgccttatgaagaaaaaaaaaaaaaaaagaaaaggaaaaaaacccaataatattgaacagagaggaaggaaagttATTAAGTTATTGTAAACTAACCTGTAAATATTAAACATCTCAGAGGTGACATCTCCTTTTGAATTAGAGCTTTAAGCAGTTAGAAAAACCTTAGTTGTGCCTTGTGAAAACACCCTTTTTTTATTAAGTTCTGCAGCATGAAAAAACAATAATAGAACTAGATTCACTAGCTGGAGAGAGTTCAGCatttctttctgtcattttattaGATGGAACTATGATGCCTCAAGtggagactttaaaaaaatgaccagaattttttttactatatacTGTCATTCTAGACCAGACTGTCTAGCAACTAtttgctcagagcagccagcaccAAATAGCATTTTCAGGATACAAGACTAATATGATATAATGTACCACACAGAATATGGTAAGTATGGTATAAACTACTCCACAAAGAGTTTTATCCTAAGCATTATAAATTGCTTCCAGGTCTAAATGAGAAGTAATTTTTCCAGCTTGTCTAGCTTGACTTGTGATACTTTTCAAATATCTGTACTAATAGCTGCAATTTTGGATAAGTCTACTAAATGTGTAAGCATGCTAGGAGTCACATATTACCAGTGATGGTCAGGTCAAATTAAGTGTCAAATAGGAAACTGGCAAATTTTGACTGCAAAACAAATCCCAACCTCTTGTCTCCCCTTGAACCATGACTACATGTAAAATGGAAGCAATATGTCAAGAACGAGTTTGTCTTCAGTATGTATGCATTTTACACCAGAGTTCCTCAGATAaggaatagagaaaaaaaactctCAAACTGAACACTTTGTGCTATTAGCCACATGCAGTGAAATAACTTCCAGGAGAACAGATTCAATTGCATCATGTTTTAATTGATTCTCAGCAGTCTGTAGATCATCTTTCTTGGCAAAGAGACAAAGCAATGAAATGGTAGATTTGTGTTTTGGATCAGATCTCTGAGATTATTTTGAACCTGCCAGCACATGTGCTTGTGACTGCTTGTCATAGGAAGGCATGTCTGTTCTGCACATGCTTTTGGCTACTTTCTAGTTCTTAAGTCCTGATCTTCCATTTTCACCTGCACTGTGATGGTTTACCATACATGTGAGGATTAAATTCAACctgctttacattttttctgcaaACACTAGTTGGCAAACATGCATaaatttttcagtaagaaaaaaaaccaccacaaaaatcTGCCAATTTGACAAATAGACtatgaaacagaaatataaataagaGTCTAACAGataaataatctaaaaaaattttttttgttaagattttGAGATTGAACCATAATATTCTGAACATTACTAGTGCTTTAATGCTGGTACACCTGGAAAGACACAAAAGTACCCCAAATCAAAATGTAAACAAAAGGCCATGCTTATCTTCTTCTAAGCATTCCATTTCCATCCCAAACCCTTTAATAAGCctcaaaaaaattacatttaacgCCGGTGATTtatctgtttttgttttattttaagaatgcTTACCTGCAAAACGACAGGAAGCAATCTGAAAACTGTCTATGGTAACGCAAGTTGCTACTGCCACACCTCCGTGCTGGTGATGCACAAGACAATTTGAGAACTGACAGCGTTGTACCACTTCTGGAGGACTTGGGACCCACCTATTGATACATCAATTCTCgcagcacagacacacataGGCAACTAAATAGTTATCTGGTATGTTAAAAAACGTGTACAAACGAAAATTTTGAGAGACTGATAGATAAAGCACACATCTTCCAAAACTAACGCATAAAATATAATACAGTGTTCTTGCAAAGAATTAACAGAATGAGCAGCGgaggtttaaaacaaaaagcaaggcACTCACAAGGATTAATGGGAACCGTAGCACCACAGCTCAAAACAGCTGTAAATAAATAACGACTAACAAAATGCCGACACATAGCGGCTTTTCATGGCTGGACCTCTACTACAGGTGAAGGAATGACAGCTTCAACAGAACAGCGCCGAAGTCCGAAGCGGCTCCTGCTCTCCCGCGTTCAGACATCGCCGCAGCAGGCGTCCGGCATTAAGCCCAAACACACGGCTGCCGAACTGCCGCTGTCCCTTTAAGTGGACCCCAGGACAAGGGTGGGGGGGGAGAGCCTTCCGGGACAGCCGCCCCGCACCCCACCGCCCAGCTCAGAGGAAGCCTCGCTTTACCCGTGCCGCGCCGGCACCGCAAGAGCTGCGCCGCAGGAAACTTTGGCGAGAGGTTACCGCGCTGAgactctgctgcctccctgccccagggaagCTGGCACTCCCGTCTCCCATACGTGTCGGGCGCGGACGCGGACTCCGATACCCCTCGACATGCTCACCTCGTCAGGCGGCGATGGAGCACTGCAGCCCCCGGAGCCAGCGGGACGGGACTCCTCCCGTCCACATGTGCTGCAGCCCCGCAGCCGCCGCAGCCCGCCGgggaagagcaggaggtggcagccaGCCAGCTGCGGCCGCCAAACAGCAGCCCCCGGTTACTTACGCCGCGCCACGTCCCGGGCAGAGCAGCCCGCTCAGCGGAGCGCGGCACCGACACACGTGTGCCTGCCTGGCAAAGGACAACGGGGCCGGAGGAGCCAAACCTCCGGCCGCCGACTGAGGCCCTTTCCACTGGGAGCTGCCCGCACCGCGGGACTGGGGCAAATCACCAAAACTccacctccctccttctcctcccccccaccAGCGCCCGGGCTCACGCGAAGCACGCGAGACTCACCGTAGAAAGCCGCCGTGCCGCCGAACCCCTGCCGGCCACCCCGCCgcggagctgctgccagcaccccgGCGACTCTTACCGACTCCGTGAGTCCCCTTCCTGCCGCCTCTCCGGCACCGCCCCCGGTGGACCGCCCGCCCCCGaagccctccccccccccacacccttcggttccctcccccctcttccccccccaccccctaccACCCCCCCACGACCGCGGCCCCGCCACAGCCGGCGCAGGGGACGAGGCGCTCCTCACGTCTGCCTGCGCATTGCTCCTAGGGGGTGCTGCGTTCCTCCGTTAcggttttgggttgggttggggcAGCGAGCGGCTGTGGCACTCCCGGTTCGGTGCCGCCTGCATAGGCACGCAGAGAAGGGTTTCGGGGTGAGCCTCTGTGAGTCGGAGCGGTGCGAGCCCAGGCAGAAAGGGAACAAGCCGCCCCGTCCCTTCGCACTGCAGGCGGGTTTGTCTGTGTCCCTGCCCGCGGAGTGCTGCCGGCCCCGCCTGTCCGCCGATCCTAGCTCAGATTCctggggtgcagcagcagcGGCTCCACTCGGGAAGACAGTGCTCTCACTGCAAGTGTGTCGGTGGGGCGAGCGGCCATCCCAGCCGTGAGCGAGGCACCCCGGTGCAGTCAGGAGGCCGCTGGCAGTGCTCTGCCTTTTGGCTGCCATCGCTGTGGCCGCGCCTTGCGGACAGGAGCCGCCGAATCGCGGCGGGCAGGAGCCCATCCTTGCTGGGAGCTGCGTCTCAAGCTGTAGCGAGCGAAATGAGAGAAACGTTCAGCGAAACCCTCTCAGATCGGAGGTTTTTGAAGTCGATTCGCGAGGGCCCCGTATCTCTTTCTTTGCCTTGGAGAACAGTGATAAAGCCGGGCGGGTACTTCACGCTCAAGCGAGGACAAATACAGGCTGTAGATAGTATGAGAAAATTCACCACGTCTAGACCCCAGGAAGTTTAGGTGGTGGAGCTGTGGCAGTTCTTGGGTAAATCTCAGGAGTTACTGACTCAAGATAATGAGGAATAAGGTAGATTCTGAGAACAGCACGATCAGTTAGTGGTCATAAATGCAAATCAGATTAATTTATCATTGGTGAAAGCTTTTTGAAGTCCAGTGTATTTTAATAAGGTGATAATTTCAGTGGAATTCGTAACATAATAGCAAGATGAAGCTTGGGCATATCTTACAATGAGCTGTGTCATTCCCCACGTGCCCACTGCATGGGAACATTGCTCTTCAGCATCTCTGGCTGAGGAGGTTTAtcaagaatcacagaatgtctgggtggcagggacctgaaagatcagcTGGTCCAACCAAGTTGCTCAATATTCTGTCCAGtctggccttgaatgcttccaagTAGTGAGCATCCACAACATCTCTGTGCAACGTGTTCTAGttcctc encodes the following:
- the LOC139790173 gene encoding uncharacterized protein gives rise to the protein MTASTEQRRSPKRLLLSRVQTSPQQASDSAASLPQGSWHSRLPYVSGADADSDTPRHAHLVRRRWSTAAPGASGTGLLPSTCAAAPQPPQPAGEEQEVAASQLRPPNSSPRLLTPRHVPGRAARSAERGTDTRVPAWQRTTGPEEPNLRPPTEALSTGSCPHRGTGANHQNSTSLLLLPPTSARAHAKHARLTVESRRAAEPLPATPPRSCCQHPGDSYRLRIVNPFGRINQYSDKIAQQKLQKWLCPTSIPASIALHCSVAKKCKAARNLIQ